The stretch of DNA GAGTTGTCACAGGGTGGGAATCTGATTATCCTGAAGGTAACAACAGGAGATTGCGTATGACCGATTCCAACGCCGCAGACGACAACTGGCTGATCGACGAAGACGAAGACGAGCTTCCAGCCAGCGGTCTCGGCGCCCCGGACCAGCGTTTGTGGCGCGTGCTGATCGTTGATGACGATGTCGACGTCCATGCCGTCACCCGGCTGGCGCTGCGCAATGTCAGCTTCAAGGGCCGCGAGCTGGAACTGTTTTCCGCCTACAGCGGGCGCGAAGCGTTCGAAATCCTGCGCGACACGCCGGACATCGCGCTGGTGCTGCTGGACGTGGTGATGGAAACCGACGACGCCGGCCTGATCCTGGCGCGGCGCATCCGCGAAGAGCTGCACAACGCCATCGTGCGGGTGGTGCTGCGCACCGGCCAGCCGGGCCAGGCGCCCGAGCAGCGCGTGATCATCGAATACGACATCAACGACTACAAGGCCAAGACCGAGCTGACCACGCAGAAGCTGTTCACCACGGTGATTTCGGCGCTGCGCGCGTACGAAAGCCTGAACATGCTGGAGCGCAGCCGCATCGGGCTGGGCAAGATCCTGGCCGGCGCCACCAATCTGTACCAGATCCATTCGCTGCGCGAGTTCGCCTCGGGCGTGCTGAACCAGGTGAGCGCGATTCTGGACGTCGGCTCCGACGGCGTGCTGTGCCTGATGCAGGGCGACACCGGCGTCACCACCGTGGTGGCCGCCACCGGCCACTATTCCGCGCTCAACGAGGCCGAGCTGATGCCGACCGGCCATCCGCTGTGGCCGACCATCGCCAAGGCGTTTGCCGAGAAAAAATCGCAGTTCGAGCATCCCGCCAACGTGCTGTTCATCCATACGCAGGAAAACCGCGAGGTGGCGATTTCGGTCACGCCGCCGTGGCCGCTGGCGCAGATCCAGCGCGATCTGCTGGAAGTGTTCTGCCAGCGGATTGCCGCCGCGTTCGACAACCTGTATATGTTCGGCCAGCTGCGCAAGGCGCAGGAAGCCACCGTGGTGGCGCTGGCCGACCTGGCCGAGTTCCGCGACAAGGGCACCGGCGGCCATGTGCGGCGGGTGCAACTGCTGTCGTCGTCGCTGGCGCAGCGGCTGCAGGCGCGCGGCGCCTATCCGGACGAGGTGACGCCGCAGCTGCTGGAAATGATTGGCCTGGCGTCGATCCTGCACGACGTCGGCAAGGTGGCGACGCCGGATCACATCCTGCTCAAGCCCGGCATCCACACGCCGGAAGAGCGCAGCGAGATGCAGCAGCACGCGGCGGTGGGGCAGACCATCCTGGAGCGGGCGTCCAAAATGGTCGACGGCGTCAGCTACCTGACATATGGCGCGCAGATCGCCGGCGGCCACCACGAGCATTGGGATGGCAACGGCTATCCGAATCAGCTGAAGGAGCGGGCGATCCCGATCGCGGCGCGGATCGTGGCGGTGGTGGATGTGTTCGACTCGCTGCTGCACGAGCGCCCGTACAAGGAGCCGTGGCCGCATACCGAAGCGGTCAACTACATCAAGGAGCGCGCCGGCAAGCAGTTCGATCCGGAAGTGGTGGCCGCGCTGCTGGACATGATCGAGCGCGACCCCAGCGTCGGCCGCACCCCAGAATAAAATCCCCGGATTTAGGCGGGGATTTCGGCGGTGCGGACCATGGCTTCGAATTGCGCGACCGGCATCGGGCGGGCGAACAGGTAGCCCTGGGCTTCGTCGCATTGCTTGGCGCGCAGGAAGTCGCGCTGGGCTTCGGTTTCTACGCCTTCGGCAATCACTTCCAGTCCTAGCGAGTGCGCCAGCGCAATGGTGGCGGCGACGATGACGGCGTCGTTCGGGTCGCTCTCGATATCCTTCACGAAACCGCGGTCGATCTTGATGCGGTCGATCTCAAACAGCTTCAGGTAGCTCAGCGATGAGTAACCGGTACCGAAGTCGTCAATCGCGACCTTGATGCCGCGCGAACGCAGTTCGATCAGCAGCGCGCGGCTGCGTTCCGGGTCCTGCATCGCCGCCGATTCGGTGATTTCCAATTCCAGCAAGGCCGGGTCGATGCCGTGGCTGTGCAGCATGCGGTCCAGGTGCGGCAGCAGGCCCGGCCCATGGCACTGGCGCGCCGACAGATTGACCGCCAGCCGCAGATGCGACAGCCCCGGCGCCCGCCACGCGTGCAGTAGCGTGCAGGCGCGTTGCAGCACCCAGTCGCCCAGCGGAATGATCAGGCCGGATTCCTCGGCGATCGGGATGAAGCGGTCCGGTCCCACCATGCCCAGCTCCGGATGGTGCCAGCGCAGCAGCGCTTCGGCGCCGATGATGCGCTGCGTCGCCAGTTCGATCTGCGGTTGCAGGTATAGTTCGAATTCGTTCTGCTCCAGCGCCTGCCACAGGCGGTTTTCCAGCATCAGGCGCTCGTGGGTGGCGCTGTTCATTTCTTCCGAGAAGAACTGGAAGTTGCCGCGTCCCTCGCTCTTGGCGGCGTACATGGCGGTGTCGGCGTGGCGCATCAGGGTGCCGGCGTCTTCGCCGTCGGTCGGGAACATGGCGACGCCGACGCTGGCGCCGCTGTGCACGGTCTTGCCGTTCAGGTGGTACGGCGCGGTCAGGGCGTCGACGATGCGCACGGCGATGTTGGAGGCCTCGTCCGGCGTGATCGCGCCGTCGGTGACGACAATGAATTCGTCGCCGCCCAGGCGGGCGATGGTGTCGACTTCGCGCAGCAGTTCCTGCAGCCGCTGCGAGACGGCGATCAGCAGCATGTCCCCGGTTTCGTGGCCGTGGGTGTCGTTGATTTTCTTGAAGTGGTCGAGGTCGATGAACAGTACCGCCGCCATGCCGCCGCTGCGGCGCGTCTGCGCCAGCAACTGCTCCAGCCGCAGATTCAGCGACAGGCGGTTGGCCAGCCCGGTCAGCGTATCGTGGTGGGCCAGGCGGTGGATGCGTTCCTGCGCCAGGTGCTGTTCGGTCAGGTCGTGCAGAATGGCAACGAACAGGTGCTCGTCCGGCAGTTCCACTTCCGACACCGACATCGCCAGCGGGAATTCGCTGCCATCGCTGCGCCAGCCGGGCAGTTCGTATTCGTGGGTGACGCCGCAGGCGATCATGCGCAGCAGGCCGGTCGCGTCGAGGCCCGCCGCTTCGCCAACGCCGACCGGAATCAGCTTGTCCAGCGGCAACGTGGCCATCTTCTCGGGGGCGTAGCCGAACAGGCGGCCGGCGGCGGCGTTGGCCGACATCAGCGCGCCGTTGCTGTCGATGGTGAGGATGGCGTCGGCCGCCTTGTTCAGAATCGCTTGCAGGCGCGCTTCGCGCTGGCGCAGGCGCGAGGTGGAGTCTTTCACTTCGGCCTGGATGCGGGCGCGTTCGCCGCTGATCAGCATCATCAAGGTGCCCAGCAGGCCGGTCAGCAGCAGGCCGCAGGTCAGCACGGTCCAGCTTTGCCAGCCGCGCTGCTGTTGCAGGTAGGCCGGGGTCGGCGCCAGCGTCAGTTCGTAGATGCGGCCGCCGAAATGCAGCTGGCGCTGGAAGTCGCCCGGCTGCAGTTGGCGTTGCAGCGTGTCCTGCACCAGGCGGTGCGGGCCGTCGTCGTCGGTGTCTTCAAAGCGCAGCAGGAAGTAGGGGAACTCGGAGCGTTTCAGCGCCTGATTCAGGTAGGCGTCGAACTGCATCGAGATCAGCAGCGAGCCGACTGCTTGCCGGTGGCTGCTGGGCGGGTAGACGGTTTGCAGCAGCAGCAGGCCGGTGCTGCGCGCGCCGGGGATCAGTTGCAGCGGCGCGGTGGCGGTCGGCTGGCCGGACTGGATGGCGCGTTCCAGCGCGGCGCGGCGTTGCGGGTCGTGCAGGAAGTCGAGGCCGAGATAGACGCGGCTGAATTCTGGTTCGATGAAGGTGGAGACGAAGTAGCGCTCGCGCTGGTTGGACACCAGGAAATCGCCGGCCGGGTTGCGTTCGCGGATGGCGTAGTCGGGGGCGACGTGCTGGCGCGCCCACGCTTCGAAGGCGTTGCGTTCACTGCCGGCCACCGGCGTCAGCCAGGCCATCGACATCAGTTCGGGGCGCTGGTCGAGGTAGCCGTGCGCCAGGTTGCCGAAGTCTTCGGCGTTGATGCTGCGGCGCGGGTCGTTGAGGGCCTTGGCCATGGCGTAGATGAAGCGCTCGTGCTCGCTGAATTGCGCTTGCAGCAGGTCGCCGGTCTGCTGCGCCTTCAGGCGGAAGGTCTGCATCTGCTGGTTGTTTTCCCAGCGGTCGGCCTGCAGGTAGATGGCGATGAAGGCGGCGGCCGACAGCACCAGCGGCAGCCCCACCAGCAGGCGGCGCCGCGCCCACAGCGCGCGCGGGCGGCCGATGACGATCCAGGTCAGCGGCGCCGCCAACAGGATGCCGATGGTGTCGCCCATCCACCACGCCAGCCAGTCGGTGGTGACGGTGTCGCGTTGCAGGATGCCCATCGCCATCAGGCCGGACACCGAGATGGTGCTCGACACCAGCGTGACGCACGCCGCCAGCAGGATGAAGCGCACCACGTCGCGGCCGGAGCCGATGGTCTGGTCGATGTAGCGGCCGAACAGGGTGCTGCCGGCCCACGCCTGCAGGGCGGCGCCGACCGCCGGCGCGCAGGCGCCCAGCACGTCGGCGCTGGTGATGCCGGTGGCGCTGAGCGAGGGGTAGACCAGGTTGACCGCCAGCGAGCCGAGCGCCACGCCCGGCAGCAGGCGGGCGCCGCCGACCACGCAGGCGGCCAGGGCGATTCCGGCGGGCAGGAAGATGGGGGAGGCGTAGCCGGGCGGCAGCGCCAGCAGCAGGCCCAGGCGGCCAGTGAGGAAATATACGACCCACAGGGCCAGATTGGCGAACAGCAGGGTAGGCCAGCGGCCGCTTCGATTGTTCAAACGCAGGGCTCCAGGAGTCTCATTGGTTCAATCGATTGTATAGGAAAACATGCAACATAAAAACAACACTTGCACTTTTGCAGTTGGGGAGTTTAAAATCTCGCCCCGAAGCAGACGAACTGTGAACACTGCACCGATGAGGTGAAAAAAGCGTTGACGGTTTGCGAAAATTGCTTCATACTCTGCGGTTCCTCGCGGAGGGGTGGCCGAGTGGTTAAAGGCGACGGACTGTAAATCCGTTCTCTCAGAGTACACTGGTTCGAATCCAGTCCCCTCCACCAAGTTTTTGCAAGAAGACTGAGTGGCGCAGTAAAGTGAAATGAATTGAACCAATACCTCGCGGGTGTAGCTCAATGGTAGAGCTGAAGCCTTCCAAGCTTATGACGAGGGTTCGATTCCCTTCACCCGCTCCAGTGTTGTTGCAGTCTGGTGTGCAAACACCAAAAAGTAGTTCAAACAAGCCCTTTTAGCTCAGTGGTAGAGCACTCCCTTGGTAAGGGAGAGGCCACGTGTTCAATCCACGTAAAGGGCACCAGAATTCGCAGTACGCAGTACGGCAGCACTATCAAGACAGTCGGGCAGGGTTCCCTGCCAATCACACAAATCGTTAGGAGTCTAAAATGGCAAAAGAGAAATTCGAGCGGACCAAGCCGCACGTTAACGTCGGCACCATCGGCCACGTCGACCACGGCAAGACCACCCTGACCGCTGCGATCGCTACCGTTCTGTCGAAAAAATTCGGCGGCGAAGCTAAAGCTTACGACCAGATCGATGCAGCACCAGAAGAAAAAGCACGCGGCATTACCATCAACACCGCACACGTCGAGTACGAAACCGCCGCACGTCACTACGCTCACGTTGACTGCCCAGGCCACGCCGACTACATCAAAAACATGATTACCGGTGCAGCGCAGATGGACGGCGCGATCCTGGTTTGCTCCGCCGCTGACGGCCCAATGCCACAGACCCGCGAGCACATCCTGCTGGCCCGTCAGGTTGGCGTGCCATACATCGTCGTGTTCCTGAACAAATGCGACCTGGTGGATGACGAAGAGCTGCTGGAACTGGTTGAAATGGAAGTGCGTGAGTTGCTTTCGAAATACGAGTTCCCAGGCGACGACCTGCCAATCATCAAAGGTTCGGCACGTAAAGCACTGGACGGCGACACCGGCCCACTGGGCGAGCAAGCCATCATGGCCCTGGCCGATGCACTGGACAGCTACATCCCTACGCCAGAGCGCGCAGTCGATGGCGCCTTCCTGATGCCAGTGGAGGACGTGTTCTCGATCTCGGGTCGCGGCACCGTGGTAACCGGTCGTGTTGAGCGCGGTATCATCAAAGTCGGCGAAGAGATCGAAATCGTCGGTATCGTTGACACCGTCAAAACCACCTGCACCGGCGTGGAAATGTTCCGCAAACTGCTGGACCAGGGTCAAGCAGGCGACAACGTTGGTCTGCTGCTGCGCGGCACCAAGCGTGAAGACGTGCAACGTGGTCAAGTTCTGGCAAAACCAGGCTCGATCAAGCCGCACAACCACTTCACCGGCGAGATCTACGTGCTGTCGAAAGACGAAGGCGGTCGTCACACTCCGTTCTTCAACAACTATCGTCCACAGTTCTACTTCCGTACGACTGACGTGACCGGTTCGATCGAACTGCCACAGGACAAAGAAATGGTTATGCCAGGCGATAACGTGTCGATCACCGTCAAGCTGATCAACCCGATCGCGATGGAAGAAGGTCTGCGCTTCGCAATCCGCGAAGGTGGCCGTACCGTAGGCGCAGGCGTCGTTGCCAAGATCCTGGCCTAATAGGATATGAGATTGCCACCCGGGTGTCCGGGTGGTATAATCGCGATCCTTTGTAGTTTTATGTAGGGGCGTAGCTCAATTGGCAGAGCGTCGGTCTCCAAAACCGAAGGTTGGGGGTTCGAGGCCCTCCGCCCCTGCCACCGAATCTGGTGCAGGGCACCGAAAGTAAATATAAATGTCTAATCAATCCGTGCAGACCGTCAGCACGTCGAATGACAAGATTAAGGTTGTACTGGCGATCGCCATTGCAATCGTGGGCGTGATAGGGTTCTATTACCTGTCGGACAAACCAGCTCTGGTACGCGCAGGCGCACTTGTGGCTGGTTTGGCTTTTGCCGTTTTGATCTTGTGGACTTCGTCGACTGGCCGTGATTTCCTGAATTTTGCCAAAGAAGCCGTCCGCGAGACGAAGAAGGTCGTGTGGCCGACCCGTCGCGAGGCGACCCAGATCACGGGCATCGTGTTTGCCTTTGTGCTGGTGATGGCAGTGTTCCTGTGGGGCACGGATAAGACCTTGGAATTCCTGTTGTACGACGTCATTCTGGGCATACGAAAATAATGAGCGAAAACGTGCAAGATGATGCGACCGGTGAAATCCCGGTCGAAGCCGCTCAAGAAGCGGCGCCCGTCAGCGTACCAGTAAGCAACAAGCGCTGGTACGTTGTGCATGCGTACTCCGGCATGGAAAAAAGCGTGCAGCGCGCGCTGACCGAGCGCGTTGAACGCGCCGGCATGCAAGAACAGTTTGGCCAGATCCTGGTGCCGACCGAAGAAGTGGTCGAAGTGCGCAATGGCCAGAAATCGGTCACCGAGCGTCGTTTCTTCCCTGGCTACGTGCTGGTCGAGATGGAAATGACCGACGAAACCTGGCACCTGGTGAAAAACACCAGCAAAGTGACCGGCTTCATCGGCGGCAAATCGAACAAGCCGACGCCGATCCCGGCGCGCGAGATCGACAAGATCATGCAGCAGATGCAAGAAGGCGTCGAGAAGCCACGGCCGAAGGTGCTGTACGAAGTGGGCGAGCAAGTCCGCATCAAGGATGGTCCGTTCACCGACTTCAACGGCAATGTCGAGGAAGTCAACTACGAGAAATCGAAAGTGCGCGTC from Duganella dendranthematis encodes:
- the tuf gene encoding elongation factor Tu; translation: MAKEKFERTKPHVNVGTIGHVDHGKTTLTAAIATVLSKKFGGEAKAYDQIDAAPEEKARGITINTAHVEYETAARHYAHVDCPGHADYIKNMITGAAQMDGAILVCSAADGPMPQTREHILLARQVGVPYIVVFLNKCDLVDDEELLELVEMEVRELLSKYEFPGDDLPIIKGSARKALDGDTGPLGEQAIMALADALDSYIPTPERAVDGAFLMPVEDVFSISGRGTVVTGRVERGIIKVGEEIEIVGIVDTVKTTCTGVEMFRKLLDQGQAGDNVGLLLRGTKREDVQRGQVLAKPGSIKPHNHFTGEIYVLSKDEGGRHTPFFNNYRPQFYFRTTDVTGSIELPQDKEMVMPGDNVSITVKLINPIAMEEGLRFAIREGGRTVGAGVVAKILA
- the secE gene encoding preprotein translocase subunit SecE translates to MSNQSVQTVSTSNDKIKVVLAIAIAIVGVIGFYYLSDKPALVRAGALVAGLAFAVLILWTSSTGRDFLNFAKEAVRETKKVVWPTRREATQITGIVFAFVLVMAVFLWGTDKTLEFLLYDVILGIRK
- the nusG gene encoding transcription termination/antitermination protein NusG codes for the protein MSENVQDDATGEIPVEAAQEAAPVSVPVSNKRWYVVHAYSGMEKSVQRALTERVERAGMQEQFGQILVPTEEVVEVRNGQKSVTERRFFPGYVLVEMEMTDETWHLVKNTSKVTGFIGGKSNKPTPIPAREIDKIMQQMQEGVEKPRPKVLYEVGEQVRIKDGPFTDFNGNVEEVNYEKSKVRVSVTIFGRATPVELEFGQVEKV
- a CDS encoding EAL domain-containing protein, whose amino-acid sequence is MNNRSGRWPTLLFANLALWVVYFLTGRLGLLLALPPGYASPIFLPAGIALAACVVGGARLLPGVALGSLAVNLVYPSLSATGITSADVLGACAPAVGAALQAWAGSTLFGRYIDQTIGSGRDVVRFILLAACVTLVSSTISVSGLMAMGILQRDTVTTDWLAWWMGDTIGILLAAPLTWIVIGRPRALWARRRLLVGLPLVLSAAAFIAIYLQADRWENNQQMQTFRLKAQQTGDLLQAQFSEHERFIYAMAKALNDPRRSINAEDFGNLAHGYLDQRPELMSMAWLTPVAGSERNAFEAWARQHVAPDYAIRERNPAGDFLVSNQRERYFVSTFIEPEFSRVYLGLDFLHDPQRRAALERAIQSGQPTATAPLQLIPGARSTGLLLLQTVYPPSSHRQAVGSLLISMQFDAYLNQALKRSEFPYFLLRFEDTDDDGPHRLVQDTLQRQLQPGDFQRQLHFGGRIYELTLAPTPAYLQQQRGWQSWTVLTCGLLLTGLLGTLMMLISGERARIQAEVKDSTSRLRQREARLQAILNKAADAILTIDSNGALMSANAAAGRLFGYAPEKMATLPLDKLIPVGVGEAAGLDATGLLRMIACGVTHEYELPGWRSDGSEFPLAMSVSEVELPDEHLFVAILHDLTEQHLAQERIHRLAHHDTLTGLANRLSLNLRLEQLLAQTRRSGGMAAVLFIDLDHFKKINDTHGHETGDMLLIAVSQRLQELLREVDTIARLGGDEFIVVTDGAITPDEASNIAVRIVDALTAPYHLNGKTVHSGASVGVAMFPTDGEDAGTLMRHADTAMYAAKSEGRGNFQFFSEEMNSATHERLMLENRLWQALEQNEFELYLQPQIELATQRIIGAEALLRWHHPELGMVGPDRFIPIAEESGLIIPLGDWVLQRACTLLHAWRAPGLSHLRLAVNLSARQCHGPGLLPHLDRMLHSHGIDPALLELEITESAAMQDPERSRALLIELRSRGIKVAIDDFGTGYSSLSYLKLFEIDRIKIDRGFVKDIESDPNDAVIVAATIALAHSLGLEVIAEGVETEAQRDFLRAKQCDEAQGYLFARPMPVAQFEAMVRTAEIPA
- a CDS encoding DUF3369 domain-containing protein, whose amino-acid sequence is MTDSNAADDNWLIDEDEDELPASGLGAPDQRLWRVLIVDDDVDVHAVTRLALRNVSFKGRELELFSAYSGREAFEILRDTPDIALVLLDVVMETDDAGLILARRIREELHNAIVRVVLRTGQPGQAPEQRVIIEYDINDYKAKTELTTQKLFTTVISALRAYESLNMLERSRIGLGKILAGATNLYQIHSLREFASGVLNQVSAILDVGSDGVLCLMQGDTGVTTVVAATGHYSALNEAELMPTGHPLWPTIAKAFAEKKSQFEHPANVLFIHTQENREVAISVTPPWPLAQIQRDLLEVFCQRIAAAFDNLYMFGQLRKAQEATVVALADLAEFRDKGTGGHVRRVQLLSSSLAQRLQARGAYPDEVTPQLLEMIGLASILHDVGKVATPDHILLKPGIHTPEERSEMQQHAAVGQTILERASKMVDGVSYLTYGAQIAGGHHEHWDGNGYPNQLKERAIPIAARIVAVVDVFDSLLHERPYKEPWPHTEAVNYIKERAGKQFDPEVVAALLDMIERDPSVGRTPE